The window CTCCCAGGCACTCACTAAAATGCTCCTGGATTCTGTTCAGGATGTTCATGCTGTGCTTGCTGTCGACCATGTTCACTGCCAGGCCCCTCTTGCCAAAGCGGCCCGTGCGCCCGATCCGGTGCAGGTAGGTCTCGTTGTCCGGGTTCCCATCCTTGTCCACGGGAAGGTCAAAGTTGATGACGACAGATACCTGTTCAACATCAATACCTGCACGAAAGAGGGGTGGAGTCAGGACGGGAAACAAAAACCACCACCCACCACCAGGCGAGGCTGCCACACGCCAGCATCAGGTGGAGGAAGAGTCTGGGGCAGGCCAGCTCTGGGATTCGGGGACCGGGGGCACGCAGCAGAAtccagagggaaaaacagaactcTGGCAGGTGCTAACAAAATTATGACCTCGCTAGAAGAGCCTCTGCTAGATACAAGAATCTGGAGATGCGGCCGAAACTTCACTAGGGGCCCCCAGGAGAGCAGGCACCATTCACTCTAAACCAGTCactgcctgtttccttccaccACATCAGGACTCCTGGCTTCTGTGAAAGTTCTCATCTGCTGGGGGAATCCAGCCTCTCCCAGAAAACAAAGTCAGCACCAACCCCAGCTGGACTCCCCCGAACCATCTGAGCGTCCCGTACGGGAGCCCTGCGCTCGCCATCCGGAGCCAGGCGAACAGGCACATTCTCTGCTCACCGCGGGCACACACGTTGGTGGTCACCAGCACCTTCTCTTTGCCCTCTCGGAAGCGCTCGATCACCGCAGCCCTCTGCTCCACCATCATCTCGCCGCTCAGCAGAGCCACCTGGTGGCCTTCTTTGGAGAGCTCTGCTGCCAGCCAACTAGCCGTTTTGCGGGTCTGGAGTGAAAAGAATGGTTTTAAATGGAGAtacctggaaaaataaaaacaaaaacaaacctgccAAAAAGTGGCTTGTTTCCATTAAAATACGTGAAAGCCTGCTGAGTTCAGCCACCAGGGTAGGCTTACCAATTTTACAAAGACAATTTTAGCCATGTGAATTTTTTTTGGATGAATTACTTAAATCATCTTAGTGTTCAGCTAGGAAGAGTGTGGTAGGAGCCAATATCTTCATTCTCAAATAGTCTATATTCTTAATGTTATATAATCATTTCATTGGATGTTATCTGGAGTTTTTCCCAAGGTATGTCTAAGAGGTGGGGCCAAAGAAAAGTTCAATTCTTCACAGTCTTTCCCTCATAACTCATTATAGTCTGAGGAGAATATGCCCTGGGGCAGGTGGAGGTGcttcatcatttcctttctggCCACACAGAGGACACCCAGTCCTCCTCAGCACTGAGGTGGAGCTGGCTGAAGGGAGGGCCAGGCACACCCTCCAGTGGAGCTCCTCCCCCGGCAGGCCTGCTGCTGCCACTGCTACTCACGTGGCagaagatcatggcctgagcaatGGTGATGGCCCCGTAGAGGTTACACAAGGCCTGGAACTTCTCATCTCTGTTATTGCACAGGACGTAATACTGCTTGATGGTGTCCAACGTCTCCTCCTCACGCTTCAGTTTGATAATGTTTGGGTCTGGGACCACTTTCTGGGCAAATTTCCATACAGAGTCCTCAAAGGTGGCAGAGAAAAGCAGCATCTGGCAGTTCCTGGGCAGCATCCTGCAAGGGAAGACCCAGGTATGTGGCATGACCCCGAGTCTTTCCCTGGAAGGAACAGAAGACAGCCACCCCAGGCTTGGATGCTCTACACGCCGGGGAAAGAGGCAAAAGGGGGGAGGAGAACAGCAGGGAGGAGGCAAGAGCAgccatggggcagggagggggctggtgtTAGATTCCCTAAGTCTCCTTCCTCAACCCGTGATCAGTGCTGGCGAGCAAATGGCCCATCCAAAAAATGCTCCTGAAGGTCCTAAAAGCAAATAACCtagatggagaaagaagaggagttAAATACAGCAGGAGGAAACACAGTGAACAAGAAGATCTTTACTTGCAAGTCAGAAGACAGACGTTCATCTTGGCTTAAGAGTTCCTACCTCTGGATGCGGATGCTCTGGTCTTGGTGGCCCTGAGTAGCTATCATCACGTCAGCCTCATCCAGAACAAACACCTTGATCTTCTTAGGGTCAATGAACTTGAGCTTGGCGCACCAGTCCAGAACAGTCCCAGGGGTGCCAATGACAATGTGTTCACTGATCTTCTGACCTCTTTCCACTGTGAGACAAGATGTTTTCCGTGGGTATTTCCATGGCAAAACCAGCTTTGGAAATCAAAGCCTTGCCCATCCTTTCAGAGTTTGTAAAACTAGTTAATTCCAGATGTCAAAACACACAGGATTGTTATCCAAAAGTCTTGGGTTCTACTGTAAAGCAGGCACAGTGGCACCTATTTAACTGCATTGTGCTCAGGATTAAATCCCATGCAGTGACCCCTCAGTGTCATTTCTCATTCCTACTTCCTTCTGATCCAGCGTTGTCCCCCTCATTCCCCTCAACATTTCATATCATGCATTCACTCATGATCACAGATTTTCTCTTAAATTGGTAGTTGTGACTACCAGGATCCTGGCCCAATGAGTTTTTGTTTCATGAGACATTCTGACATGTAGACAGTTTTCCTAAGTACAAATTCTCTGACTCAAAAAACACATTACTTTCAAATTATAGCTGGTGGAAGTTGAAACCAGTACAACCATCTATCAAAATTGCTAATGCAGAGCCTGTGACCAGGATTTCCGCTATTAGGAATTAATCCTGTATGTGTATTAACGTGTGAAATAACATATATGCAAGGATATACACACTTCAAAAAGTAACTAATTAAGCAAAATATGATACACCCAATGGATGTTGCCAATCCAAGTATAAAACTGCTTAGGAACTGATAGGGAACAATCtccaaaatacattattaaatgtgaaaaaaatttacagagcAGTTTGTATAACACAAGAGgcaaaaaagaatacatgtaataaatgtacatgtgtgtgagtacatatttatacacacacacttacatacacACTGTGTGCCTGCAGCCACATCTCTGGTGTGCCACATGAGAAACTAGTTAGTACTGAGTGCCTAAATTTAGGAAGGAGAACTAGGTGGTTGGGGGGGATGAGACAAAGTTTCAACCACATATCCTTTCAATTTAACACATGCGAACGTGTtaactattttaaaagcaaaatttaggggtgcctgggtggcttagtaagttaagcatctgactcttgatctcagctcaggtcttgatctcggggtcgtgagttcaagacccatactgggctccgcactgggtgtgaagcctactttaaaaaaaaaaataagtaaaaacaaaaacaaaatttacaacTTGAGAAAGGACTTTCATTAGAGATGCATCAATTGgtgagcctgagtggctcagtcagttaagcgtccaactctttatttcggctcaggtcataatctcataattcatgagattgagcccatgtatggttctgtactgacagtacagagcttgcttgggagtctctctctctgctactccccgccctcccagcacaatctctctctctctctgtcaaaataaataaacttaaaaaagaaaatttatcaaTTATCTAATTATACATTGGAAGAATTTTGAATTAACTGAAACACATTGTAGTTCTCAATGTCCATTGCCTGAGAGTCAAAAttgaacctttaaaaaataatacattaaatgtaattaatatattaatccTTCACACACAATGAAGTCCCAGGTTATTTACAAAGCACTCTAAAGAAGATGTACGTTGTCACAATATTGTGGTATGCTTTACTTCAACGTACCCACCAGTTTGAAGCatcaaataaacacacaaaaataatcaaCCTAATAATTTTTGGATAAAGTAGTTTTGCTGCATGTTGAAGCATGATGGTTTTCTCCAGGAAAAGCTCTTTTGTGATTATGTGGTGAGCTGAACTAGCCATTTCTCTCTGTTAACTGACAAACCAGAAAAAATGAAGTTGGGAATTTGATATACACTTTCTTGAAGATGAACAGAGTCTGTCTCTTCAATGAAAATAATCCACTGTATCTGCTGCCACTGTAACATTTAAGCTTTCAAGAGAAAATGATTATTAGAGTTTTGGAACACTTGTATGCGCCACTAAGTTTGAGTTTCTTGATGTGTATAAATTCCTCTGATGAATTTGGTGGTAATATTAGTGCAGGTAATTTAAAGTCTGTATAACAAAATGTCTCAACATTTGGAAGGTCAGTGTTAcccaggtattttttttcaatttttctaatgtatatttatttctgagaaagagagacagagttcaagtggggtagtcagagagagaggcagacacagaatctgaagcagactccaggctctgagctgtcagcacagagcccgatgcagggctcgaacccatgaactgcaagatcatgacctaagtcgaaatcagacgcttaaccaactgagccacccaagtgcccccaaatgaCCAAGGTATTTTAATGTAACAGTATGAAAAATTCAGTAGTAtgatttcagattccacattggAACTAACTCTTAAGTAATTACCACTTGTTAAgttttggtgtcacatccaaaaaaGAGTATCTAAAATTATCTGAAAGGCCAGACTTTCTTCATATTCTTCTAAAGTAAGTATTTtcagaaatttctcaaaaaaaaaaaaaaagtaatttctcaATTTTAGCTTCTACTATGGCAAATATCGAAAGATAAAACCTGTATAAACAAAAATGCTTTGGGATCCTCAGTAATGTTTAAGAGTATAAGAAACCaacaagtttgagaaccactgttccagGCACTTACAAACTGCTGGGTCAAAGGAATGtctgtctttagtttttcttttaaaaaaaagtttttttaaaacgtttattcatttttgagagacagagagagacagagtatgagtggggaaggggcagagagagagggagacacagaatctgaagcaggctccaggctctgagctgtcagcacaggggcttgaactcacaaacggcaagatcatgagccgaagtcggatgctcaactgactgagccacccaggtgcccctgtttttagtttttctaagtAATGCCAAACTGCTTCCAGAAAGTAACTGTACCAATGTAAACTCCCCACCAGAAGTGTATGGGCATTCTAGTttggtttttgtggttttttaaatttattttgagagagagagggaaagagcattaGTGAGCTctcaagtggggggggggggggggggaggggagagaatcccaagcaggctcctcactgttagtgtggagcccagcacagggctcaatcccacaagccgtgagatcatgacctgagctgaaatcaatagctggacgctcaaccaactgagccacccaggtgtcccgggcATGCCAGTTCTTGTTCGTCTGCATCAACACTTGGCATTGTCAGACTTCATTTTTGCCCATCTGGGAAGCACAGAGTGGTTTTaggtttacatttccctgatgacaaacGAGGCTTATCATATTTACTGGCCGTCTGAATTCCCTTCTTTTGTGCAGTGTCTGTTCAACTGGGCCTCTTCTGTCCATTTTCCTATTAGACTGCCTacttttttcttactgaattaCAGTTTTATATACTCTGTTAACTTCCTTTTTAAGTAGGcgtcatgcccagcgtggagcctaatgtggggcttgaactcatgaccctgagatcaagaccctgagtgataccaagagtcggacactgaaccaagCGAGCCAACTAGGCGCTCCCTACTCTGATAACTTCCTAACGACCATGTTCTACCTGCCCCTCCTCACCATTTTAGTCCATACTCTCTACACTACATACCATAGAACACATGGGAGAAATAATTGGTGGAAGGATTTCTGGTTTCGATAAGACCAAGTTATCTGGTCTTATCTGCTCCTAGTTTACTCTTACTAAAGCTGGGCTTGTTTTGAAACAAAGGGATGTGACCCCAACCTGCCATCCTAGACCTACTAATCCCTTGTTAATAAGCAGCTTCCAGAACTCTGAATGCTGAATTCAAAACCCTGTTATCTTAGTGAAGAACGACAGACTTTAAGAACTCTATGACccatacaaagatttttttttaacaactctaAATCTTTTAAGAGTAGAAAGGACTGTTAAATAACAAGTTTAAAACAGATTTGCTGAAAGCAATGCAGTGGGCCCTAAGGTCAATTGAACCAGAAAGTTTAATGTCATCATCACATCTTCAAAATTCAAACACCCAACTACCCTATCCTGCTCACTGCTTAGGTTTCACCCCTTTATACTCACATTTATTGCCTCGAACAGCATAAGCAAGCTTTAGTTCCGGATGAAATTTGCCCATCTGCTCAATCACTTTTCCCGTTTGAAGTGCCAACTCATATGTTGGGGAGAGGCATAAACACTGAACAAGGAAATCATAAAGGTTGAGTTTAAGAGAGTCTTTTAATAAAAGACAACAGGTGCTAATGCAACAAATATTCTTATAttattatcactttttaaaaaatgttttatctatgagagagagagagagagagagagagagagagagagagagagaggcagagagagaatcccaagccgactccatgctgtcagcacagagaccagctcgggcctcgatctcatgaactgtgagatcatgacccgaaccaaaatcaagagttgatggttaactgactgagccacccagtcacccctgatCTTACTACCATCTAAAAAGGCAGGGAACCACATCCTCTCCAACCAGGCCCACTTTTCAGCTATAGACCGAAGCCTTCAGCAGGGAGCCCTGGCTGGGTGAATGCCTTCAGAAGCCACTGTTTAAAGCTGCTGTTTCTGAATGAACTCTACCTAGAGGCCTAGTACATGAACCTGCTCTGCCAGATCCACAGTCTGAGGCCCAGGAAACGTTCAGATCCCTTAAGGGGTGCCCTCACTAACCGCCCACCAGATAGCACTGTCTTTCCCAGGGCAGGCAAGCCAGGGCCATCAGGATCCCCCAACCCTCACCTGGGGATATCTCTCTGCTGGTTCCACTCGGCTGAGCATGGCCAGGACGAAGGCGGCTGTTTTACCAGTACCTGACTGAGACTGAGCAATCAGGTTCTGTGGGCTGGatcaggaacagaaaggaaaataatattggtTAAACACAATAAAGTACCAGAATGTTCTTTCTGGATGGTAGGAATACAGAATATTCTTCCTTTAATCCAAGTTTTCTGCATTGAGGACAAtgataaattttttatatgaTGTTAAAAAACTGCTtaaatattaagggaaaaaaatgattctttGAGATGGGTTTACACCAAGAATCCTCACTCTAGACTCCAGCACAGCCAGGGTGCCCTAGTTTTGTACCCCAGGGGCCGCATGAAAATTAACACTGCAGAGTAAAATCTGTGCCAAGGAAAATCCCTGAAGACATTTTCTGCCAAGCTGTAATGTGTCTCCAGCACTCGGCTCCCcgtctgtttccttttctttttttttttttttaaataatgtttatttttgagaaagtgtgagcagaagcaggggagagtcagagagagaaggagacatagaatctgaagatTCGAAGCACACTccaggatgtcagcacagaggccagtgcagggcttgaacccacgaactgtgggatcatgacctgagctgtagttgtaggcttaaccaactgggccacccaggcgcccctccccttttcccttctttatGAAAATCCAAGACACCAAGTCAGGCAGATGCTTTAGAGGGAACTTTCACATTTTACTTCCTGTAACTCAGTCATGGAAATAGGTGGAATTTTTTGTcattaagcaagaaaaataatacaattgaATGGGAAATGTTGCTCCATAAAGTAGGATACCAATTATCTAcagtttaaaatatgtaaacaactCTTAGATTCTTAGGAATGTGTAGATATGtagtaaaagtataaagaaatgtaaGAGAATGATGACCTGTTTCAGGATGACATTACTTGGGTTGGGGAAGGGGATGTGAATGCAGAGGGGTGCATGGGGGCTTCCACTGTCAACTAGATTTCTTGACAAGATAGGGTTACAGATGTTCTTGACACCATTTTTTGCAAGTTCCaaaaatttcatactaaaaaaaaatttttttttaacatttattcacttttgagagacagagacagagcacaagtgggggaggggcagagaaagagggagatacagaatctgaaacaggctccaggctctgagctgtcagcacagagcccaacacagggcttgaactcatgaacttcgagatcatgacctgagctgaagtcagatgcttaaccagctgagccacccaggtgcccccaaaatttcctatttttaaaaaccctgttttaaaaaaatgcacagaatAACATTAGCTTtatctgtttttcatttattttaaagatttttatttattttttaagtaacccCTACAAACCAATGCGGGTTTGAACCCACaccaccaactgagctagccaggtgcccccattagtTTTTACTGCTAAGTGGGAAAGGCAGAAGCTGTACCAAATTCCATCTGACTCTCTGTACTTGCTCAAGCTGTTTCCCTGAGGAAAACATGCTGTCCCAAATGTCCCATCTTGTTCTCAAGAACAGTATGTTTTTGGTATAGGACATTAAACCAAATTCTGAAGAGGTGCACTGGGATCTGCATACTCACGGCTCAGCAAGCATCATGGGTAATGCATTCTCTTGTATCTTGGATGGTCGATTGAAGCCCATGGCATAGACTCCCTGGAGAAGCTGTGGTTTCCTAGGAGgccagggagagaaaggattGTTTCCTAGTTCAATTGTTTTAAAGGCCTAAATCTCTTTCCCTATATCTAGCAAAGAGTAACACTTCCTATCTCTGTCAGACATATCTTCCTAggccttaaaaaatattatctaaaatgaaaccaaaccaTCATCCTTCTCTCCTCAGTCTTAATCTACAACTATTAGACAATTCATAGAATACAGacaagttttctttcttggagAAATTCATGCTTTCAGCAGACCCCCACAAATATGATTGGTCTTGGATGGCAAATGTTCCCTGGATACTGCAAGAGTggaatttattaatttgtataaattgtataatttgcataaaatgaattataaaaggCGTACCTAAAAATAAACACTGCTTAACTGTATCACTAAGATATAGAAATCCCTTTAGAAAACAAGATTCACGTTTAATTTCTTGGTGCAGATGTTAAAATGAACCACAGTCATTTTGTATTCCATGGTCCTTCCAAAGCCAGCTATACAAACACTCAGGACAATCAAGAGGTAAGAGAATTGATTTAGCCAGTTTCTGGTAAAGAGGAGTGTTCAATCACCTGTACTGAACTTCACGAATGCTCATATTTGGTTATTATGTTTAGTCAAAATCAAGCATAGGAAAGCACCAGCTTATACAAGTAGCTACacaacaaatacaaattaaagttgCTTTTTCATTGCATTTACAATAACCTCTCTGTTACCTCTACCACCGACAGGGTGTTCGACAAAAATCCCACCACACTATTTGTAAAGAAGAGCCAAACCAAGTCAAGCCTTCTGTTCTCTGAGCCTTCCCTGGAGTTAACAGGCTCTCTAAAAGGCACATTCGTCTGGCATATGTTGGTTCTCAGACACAAAGACATGTGAAAGCATAATCTTTGGTGTCTTCTGTTTAGAAGAAAAGGCTATGAAGCTCAACAGATTGTGATTTGGTTGCTAAGGAAACAAAGTCACAACTGAATGAAGATCCAAATGATCCAAGAGCTTCCAGCggttcattattttccttttattttgcagattaattcaaaatttttaagtacaaaacaaatatattatattaggcaacttaggttttattttttgtttcttctagcCAACAACTACTAAATCAGAGAGAGCTTGATTTTTCAGAAAGGACAATTCCTCACTGGTCAGACTGAGAGCACAAGTCCTTTAAATGAAAGGGGGTTTAAAAGCCATCTATACTTGGGGAAGCAAAACTGTCACTTCAGGAAACAAAAGAGCACATCTAGCCGTCCTGATATAGTTTACGAATAGAAGCAGAGATGGCAGAATTGCTGAATGAAGCCCTCCATGggagaaatacagaaagaaaagaataatttcctgaaaacattaaaaaacaacaacgcTTTAAAAAACTTGTTCTTAACTGTTACTTCATTAATGACTTGATTTGGTTTAAGTTAGCTCTTatattttaagtgtctcttattcTAAAGCAGTGGTAACAGTTGGCAGGAATGTGGCCCCTATTGGCCCACGGTGGGCATATTAAAGATTTTGCTGATAAAGGTAATTCCACCACTTTCTTATTCACCAGCTGCTTTCTGTCTATGATTCAGGTCCTGGCAGGCAGCAAGAACGGTGGTTATGTCTTGTGTTACTCATAACACCCAGCACAGTACCAGGTACCTAAACCAATGATTCATAAACATTTCTTTACTAATATAttgaagtaaacaaaaaaattggtATGACCTTCCataattctgcttttaaaataaagcgATATTGGAAGTCATTCTTAGCACAAT is drawn from Felis catus isolate Fca126 chromosome E2, F.catus_Fca126_mat1.0, whole genome shotgun sequence and contains these coding sequences:
- the DDX19A gene encoding ATP-dependent RNA helicase DDX19A isoform X1 is translated as MATDSWALAVDEQEAAVKSMSNLQIKEEKVKPDTNGVIKTSAAAEKTDEEEKEDRAAQSLLNKLIRSNLVDNTNQVEVLQRDPSSPLYSVKSFEELRLKPQLLQGVYAMGFNRPSKIQENALPMMLAEPPQNLIAQSQSGTGKTAAFVLAMLSRVEPAERYPQCLCLSPTYELALQTGKVIEQMGKFHPELKLAYAVRGNKLERGQKISEHIVIGTPGTVLDWCAKLKFIDPKKIKVFVLDEADVMIATQGHQDQSIRIQRMLPRNCQMLLFSATFEDSVWKFAQKVVPDPNIIKLKREEETLDTIKQYYVLCNNRDEKFQALCNLYGAITIAQAMIFCHTRKTASWLAAELSKEGHQVALLSGEMMVEQRAAVIERFREGKEKVLVTTNVCARGIDVEQVSVVINFDLPVDKDGNPDNETYLHRIGRTGRFGKRGLAVNMVDSKHSMNILNRIQEHFNKKIERLDTDDLDEIEKIAN
- the DDX19A gene encoding ATP-dependent RNA helicase DDX19A isoform X2; translation: MSGTFLIRKPQLLQGVYAMGFNRPSKIQENALPMMLAEPPQNLIAQSQSGTGKTAAFVLAMLSRVEPAERYPQCLCLSPTYELALQTGKVIEQMGKFHPELKLAYAVRGNKLERGQKISEHIVIGTPGTVLDWCAKLKFIDPKKIKVFVLDEADVMIATQGHQDQSIRIQRMLPRNCQMLLFSATFEDSVWKFAQKVVPDPNIIKLKREEETLDTIKQYYVLCNNRDEKFQALCNLYGAITIAQAMIFCHTRKTASWLAAELSKEGHQVALLSGEMMVEQRAAVIERFREGKEKVLVTTNVCARGIDVEQVSVVINFDLPVDKDGNPDNETYLHRIGRTGRFGKRGLAVNMVDSKHSMNILNRIQEHFNKKIERLDTDDLDEIEKIAN